The proteins below are encoded in one region of Drosophila santomea strain STO CAGO 1482 chromosome 2R, Prin_Dsan_1.1, whole genome shotgun sequence:
- the LOC120445152 gene encoding sodium channel protein 60E isoform X6, with protein MYGKPLEEIDTFIYEETFCVVSKRFRKNYIHRFTGTKSLFLFYPWSPARRVCVYIATNQFFDYCVMATILFNCIFLAMTETVEEAEYIFLAIYSIEMVIKIIAKGFLLNKYTYLRNPWNWLDFVVITSGYATIGMEVGNLAGLRTFRVLRALKTVSIMPGLKTIINALLHSFRQLAEVMTLTIFCLMVFALFALQVYMGELRNKCVRQVPTDWTNVSHTDWQIWVNDTDNWLYDEDELPVLCGNLTGARHCPFEYVCLCVGENPNHGYTNFDNFMWSMLTTFQLITLDYWENVYNMVLATCGPMSVSFFTVVVFFGSFYLINLMLAVVALSYEEEAEITNEERKKDLLDHRDDSTFSFDPSVLNVKKLNKNNKKKIDSRKGVLLASYSKKKTRRKKTKGGKEGGTNGNGNGSNGDDHKSHSATPSPGPSPRHSATECPTALTIQAQKQYQQMEQHKLAKSSTGGSNSAMAPTPKGRISFQDTGMGVKNPNMLYPSDYKGQLIASSRQPSSNSSGVNRESSQDDSGVVDDHEEQDTNNDLGHVSTVELALSPREVRLIKCNGNIARIKNHNVYALHQEFSSEVVVIDDLPDRNCDRCVHWCTDYESWLQFQNCLYKVVRDPLFELAITLCIVLNTAFLAMEHHGMSETFRNALDVGNKVFTSIFTFECIVKLMALSKDFFLCGWNIFDLLIVTASLLDIIFELVDGLSVLRGLRLLRVLKLAQSWTTMKVLLSIIISTIGALGNLTLILVIVIYIFAVIGMQLFSKDYTPEKFDPDPVPRWNFNDFFHSFMMIFRILCGEWIEPLWDCMRAEEEQGASTCFAIFLPTLVMGNFMVLNLFLALLLNSFNSEELKSKKEIFKKKEVGEESKLARSIERVRDLIRKKRQERKDRKERKFAEKFQQIVLDAQQAHAQTHSHQAAVGLERGDKPSALAETKFHRLSYQESMNRPVSGSDFGFQIPLHDGLHTIVDGLEYEDTEDLPEQIQLQAHPLPPTSDSMPPTYESAMLAAAAGSFSSVNGNGNSQNLTPFVQAERRLQHQISSGVSTQQNDSREEATYTESIELRLLGQYNSTDTDPYANDQRSGCGSFNRGDSLQDNSSRRYGSEEHDEAYLKYQKSLLTRSPSYRKSLDRLSQSSGQSQRSLLKSEEAEMRRHYSGQSLNSIYIEQDELLSQQGNLREELLNCDQKELFQFLQEEEELHKGTNLNRISNVMRSRRPSSQMGQPDNEALVEHSEFDNIIQSFEKELEEIKRSTTSLERKLSNLSEPSPAADEATKAIMEHIAIITGASERSAADEVVLPLNPYDSYDLSSVPRRSQSVSAAAQRQSVKLKRRSLEKQRKIDEDFSISNEIRKICDQIHAPFVAMEAMAVAATSASQATQPNQSPFLRRKVDPFTVQFDRFKRLSLIERVEEVPEEEKPISTLRIESEKMPRKFLHGHDQLRLDSLSLKSTNSYENLLIQKQKLGMAAPPAVPATPPTSLKSSIEPPTLAQISSLKTTPPLAALTEHQQHFHATSIQAAPTHAHAHAHAHAHAHSQAHAHSMAGQRRRQEHPQSTLDKAASFQSARTESHSSGAADTSSALALAMAQKTEQSQSTAPEATQKPSAFTRLTEKPWHCLVSYVDDLTVGGRRNSQGAYNDPMTFPSYGATKPAKVPDDCFPQKCYDHFYFRCPWFMSCMDTQSAKHWTRVRTAVLTVVDTPAFEWFVLVLIFASSITLCFEDINLDKNKTLKRVLYWINFSFCLIFVVEMILKWLALGFSKYFTSFWTILDFIIVFVSVFSLLIEENENLKVLRSLRTLRALRPLRAISRWQGMRIVVNALMYAIPSIFNVLLVCLVFWLIFSIMGVQFFGGKFFKCVNEMGELLPITEVNDKWDCIEQNYTWINSKITFDHVGMGYLALLQVATFEGWMEVMADAVDARGVDLQPQREANLYAYIYFVIFIVCGSFFTLNLFIGVIIDNFNMLKKKYEGGVLEMFLTESQKHYYTAMKKLGRKKPQKVIKRPINHFLAMFYDLSNSRRFEIAIFVLIFLNMLTMGIEHYDQPHAVFFILEVSNAFFTTVFGLEAIVKIVGLRYHYFTVPWNVFDFLLVLASIFGILMEDIMIDLPISPTLLRVVRVFRIGRILRLIKAAKGIRKLLFALVVSLPALFNIGALLGLITFIYAILGMSLFGHVKLQGALDDMVNFQTFGRSMQLLFRLMTSAGWNDVLESLMIQPPDCDPFIHGQTNGDCGHPLLAITYFTSFIIISYMIVINMYIAIILENFNQAHQEEEIGIVEDDLEMFYIRWSKYDPHATQFIHFSQLSDFIASLDPPLGISKPNNVALVSFNLPISKGNKIHCLDILHALVKHVLGHVEETDNFKQLQEQMDVKFKKQFPTRKELEIVSSTRIWKRQEKAAKTIQTGWKEYLRRKREKERSNSGDSATQTSSPGGWQSKLSALNFFHLQVSRRGTACSSRASSRKSSRASDASDLSELAGPWLNLPLMLVSGADEVVKDIKLQNDELGKRGSIFVEAPRASRRRSFYNFFLRHQDAVDDSLTSPSVHRKTAMNNTTNTTSTSASASTSGTASSTATATAPATGCGPAATSASDSDRHQAVGGGSAPSRKRASSFIRKKPPLERGLSAQSALRVNKNAFVSEAPAPEVIVTRPSPEQQTHPHPHSLSLRPDNATLVHVLVHRESEEYKEEDEGSPSSSSPGNGNGFGIGLDMLGKQPPPQIRITTGSVESSMDTCAMPTVQIMVDSPKDPPRGDFSSAPIDDVGAPIDVNVQGDTSQVFYDYDPEKATDDQVSGQEEAAQCESLPDRQR; from the exons CCTTCTGTGTGGTATCCAAGCGGTTCCGGAAGAACTACATCCATCGCTTTACGGGAACCAAGAGCCTCTTCCTCTTCTACCCATGGAGCCCAGCAAGGCGCGTTTGCGTCTACATCGCCACCAACCAGTTCTTCGACTACTGCGTCATGGCCACCATCCTGTTCAACTGCATCTTCCTGGCCATGACGGAGACCGTGGAGGAGGCGGAGTACATCTTTCTGGCCATATACTCCATCGAAATGGTCATCAAGATTATTGCCAAGGGATTTCTGCTCAACAAGTACACGTATCTGCGCAACCCGTGGAACTGGCTGGACTTCGTGGTCATTACCAGTGGCTACGCCACCATCGGCATGGAGGTGGGCAACCTGGCGGGGCTGCGCACTTTCCGCGTGCTGCGCGCCCTCAAGACGGTGTCCATCATGCCCGGATTGAAGACGATCATCAACGCGTTGCTGCACTCCTTCCGCCAGCTGGCGGAGGTCATGACATTGACCATCTTCTGTCTGATGGTCTTCGCGCTCTTTGCCCTCCAGGTCTACATGGGCGAGCTGCGCAATAAGTGCGTGCGCCAGGTTCCCACCGACTGGACGAACGTCTCTCACACAGACTGGCAGAT CTGGGTCAACGACACCGACAACTGGCTGTATGACGAGGATGAACTGCCCGTGCTGTGTGGTAACTTAACTGGAGCCCGCCATTGTCCCTTCGAGTACGTGTGCCTCTGCGTAGGCGAGAATCCCAATCACGGCTACACCAACTTTGACAACTTTATGTGGTCCATGCTGACGACTTTTCAGCTGATCACGCTCGACTATTGGGAAAATGTGTACAACATG GTGCTGGCAACATGCGGTCCCATGAGCGTCTCCTTCTTTACGGTGGTGGTTTTCTTTGGCTCGTTTTATCTAATCAACCTGATGCTGGCTGTAGTGGCGTTAAGTTACGAGGAGGAAGCAGAGATCACGAACGAG GAACGCAAGAAGGATCTATTGGACCACCGGGACGACTCCACTTTCAGCTTCGATCCCTCGGTGCTTAACGTAAAAAAACTGAACAAGAATAACAAAAAGAAGATCGACTCACGGAAGGGAGTGCTCTTGGCATCGTACAGCAAGAAGAAAACGAGacgaaaaaaaaccaaagggGGGAAAGAAGGTGGCACCAACGGCAATGGGAACGGCAGCAACGGGGACGACCATAAATCCCATTCGGCCACCCCCAGTCCTGGACCAAGTCCCCGCCACAGCGCAACCGAATGCCCGACGGCACTTACTATCCAAGCTCAAAAACAATACCAGCAGATGGAGCAGCACAAGCTGGCCAAATCAAGCACTGGCGGCAGCAACTCTGCAATGGCCCCCACGCCCAAGGGGCGCATCAGCTTCCAGGACACCGGAATGGGCGTAAAGAACCCCAATATGCTTTACCCCTCGGACTACAAAGGGCAGCTCATCGCCAGCAGCCGCCAGCCTAGCTCCAACTCAAGCGGCGTAAATCGCGAGTCCTCGCAGGACGACTCTGGGGTAGTGGACGATCACGAGGAACAAGATACGAACAACGACTTGGGACACGTTTCCACTGTTGAGCTGGCCCTTTCCCCACGCGAGGTACGCCTTATTAAGTGCAATGGAAACATTGCACGGATCAAGAACCACAATGTGTACGCCCTGCACCAGGAATTCTCTTCGGAGGTGGTGGTGATCg ATGACCTACCCGACCGAAACTGTGATCGTTGCGTTCATTGGTGCACCGACTACGAAAGCTGGCTACAGTTTCAAAACTGCCTATACAAAGTGGTGAGGGATCCTCTTTTCGAGCTGGCCATCACACTTTGCATCGTGTTGAACACCGCCTTTTTGGCCATGGAACACCACGGGATGAGTGAAACCTTTCGCAACGCACTGGATGTGGGAAACAAA GTCTTTACGTCCATCTTCACGTTTGAGTGCATTGTGAAGCTAATGGCTCTGTCTAAAGATTTCTTTCTTTGCGGATGGAACATTTTCGACCTCCTTATCGTTACTGCGAGCCTGCTGGATATAATATTCGAGTTGGTCGATGGCTTGAGTGTCTTGCGTGGCTTGCGACTG CTAAGGGTATTAAAGTTGGCCCAATCGTGGACTACAATGAAGGTGCTGCTTAGCATTATAATCTCGACGATCGGCGCCCTTGGCAACCTCACGCTCATTTTAGTCATAGTCATCTACATATTTGCTGTCATCGGCATGCAGTTGTTCTCCAAAGACTATACGCCCGAGAAATTCGATCCAGATCCTGTGCCAAG ATGGAATTTCAATGACTTCTTTCACTCGTTTATGATGATCTTTCGCATTCTGTGCGGCGAATGGATCGAGCCTCTCTGGGATTGCATGCGAGCCGAAGAGGAG CAAGGAGCCTCCACCTGCTTTGCCATATTTCTGCCGACGCTCGTGATGGGAAACTTCATGGTGCTTAACTTGTTCTTGGCCTTGTTGCTCAACAGCTTTAACTCCGAGGAGCTCAAGTCGAAAAAAGAG ATTTTCAAGAAGAAG GAAGTGGGCGAGGAGTCCAAGTTGGCGAGGAGCATCGAACGGGTGCGCGACCTGATTCGCAAGAAGCGGCAAGAGCGCAAGGATCGCAAGGAGCGAAAGTTTGCGGAGAAGTTCCAGCAGATCGTACTGGATGCCCAGCAGGCGCATGCTCAGACTCACTCCCACCAGGCTGCAGTCGGTTTGGAGAGAGGCGACAAGCCCAGTGCGCTGGCGGAAACCAAGTTTCATAGATTGAGCTATCAG GAATCTATGAATCGCCCAGTTTCCGGCTCCGACTTTGGCTTCCAGATTCCCCTGCACGACGGCTTGCATACGATAGTCGATGGCTTAGAGTATGAGGACACAGAAGACTTGCCAGAGCAGATCCAGCTGCAAGCGCAtccactgccacccacttcGGACTCGATGCCTCCTACCTATGAGAGTGCAATGCTGGCCGCCGCTGCGGGCTCATTTTCCTCTGTCAATGGAAACGGAAACAGTCAAAATCTAACGCCATTCGTACAAGCCGAGCGCCGGCTGCAGCACCAAATCTCCTCGGGAGTGAGCACCCAGCAGAACGATTCACGCGAGGAGGCTACCTACACAGAATCAATCGAGCTGCGTCTGCTGGGCCAGTACAACTCAACGGATACGGACCCGTACGCTAACGACCAACGGAGCGGCTGTGGTTCCTTCAACCGAGGCGACTCACTGCAGGACAACTCCTCGCGGCGGTACGGAAGCGAAGAGCACGATGAGGCCTATCTGAAGTACCAGAAGTCCCTGCTGACGCGATCTCCTAGTTACCGAAAGTCACTGGATCGCCTATCCCAATCTAGTGGGCAGTCTCAGCGCTCATTGCTCAAGTCGGAGGAGGCTGAGATGCGGAGGCATTATAGCGGCCAGTCCCTGAACTCCATATATATCGAACAGGATGAACTGCTGTCTCAGCAGGGCAATTTGCGAGAGGAACTGCTCAATTGCGACCAAAAGGAACTATTTCAGTTCCTGCAGGAGGAAGAGGAACTGCATAAGGGGACCAACCTGAACCGCATCTCAAATGTAATGAGGTCCCGACGACCCTCTAGTCAGATGGGACAGCCAGATAACGAAGCATTGGTGGAGCACTCTGAGTTTGACAACATTATTCAGAGTTTTGAGAAAGAACTAGAAGAGATCAAGCGATCCACCACATCGTTGGAGCGCAAACTTTCCAACCTTTCAGAGCCCTCTCCGGCAGCCGATGAAGCCACTAAAGCCATTATGGAGCACATTGCTATCATTACAGGCGCCTCCGAGCGCTCTGCCGCCGACGAGGTAGTGCTCCCCCTGAACCCATACGACAGTTATGATCTGTCCAGCGTACCACGACGTTCGCAATCCGTCAGCGCAGCCGCTCAGCGCCAGTCCGTGAAACTAAAGCGACGCAGCCTGGAGAAACAGCGCAAGATCGATGAGGACTTTAGCATCTCAAATGAGATACGCAAAATCTGTGATCAAATCCACGCCCCCTTCGTGGCCATGGAAGCAATGGCAGTCGCAGCCACCAGCGCCAGCCAGGCGACCCAACCTAATCAATCACCCTTTCTCAGGCGAAAGGTCGATCCGTTCACAGTGCAGTTCGATCGCTTCAAGCGCCTTTCCCTTATAGAGCGCGTGGAGGAAGTACCCGAGGAGGAGAAGCCTATCTCGACGCTACGCATTGAGTCGGAGAAGATGCCGCGCAAGTTTCTGCACGGTCACGACCAGCTGCGTCTGGACAGCCTCTCTCTGAAGAGCACGAACTCGTACGAAAACCTCCTGATCCAGAAACAGAAGCTGGGCATGGCCGCGCCCCCCGCCGTTCCTGCTACTCCGCCTACCTCCTTGAAATCGAGCATCGAGCCACCGACACTGGCGCAAATTTCATCGCTGAAAACCACCCCGCCGCTGGCTGCTCTCACCGAGCATCAGCAGCACTTTCATGCCACAAGCATTCAGGCAGCACCCACTCACGCTCACGCCCacgcccatgcccatgcccatgcccactCTCAGGCACATGCTCACTCAATGGCTGGGCAGCGGCGACGCCAGGAGCATCCACAATCGACGCTAGACAAAGCCGCATCCTTCCAGTCCGCGCGCACCGAGTCGCACAGCTCGGGAGCGGCAGACACGAGCTCAGCCCTGGCTCTGGCCATGGCCCAAAAGACTGAGCAGTCGCAGTCGACGGCGCCAGAGGCCACCCAGAAGCCGTCTGCATTTACGCGACTGACCGAAAAACCATGGCATTGTTTGGTTTCCTACGTAGACGATCTCACTGTCGGTGGGAGACGTAACTCGCAGGGAGCTTACAATGATCCCATGACTTTTCCGAGCTACGGGGCCACAAAGCCCGCCAAGGTGCCTGACGACTGTTTCCCCCAGAAGTGCTACGATCA TTTCTACTTTCGCTGCCCCTGGTTCATGAGCTGCATGGACACGCAGAGCGCCAAGCACTGGACGCGCGTGAGGACGGCTGTCTTGACGGTTGTCGATACTCCGGCCTTTGAGTGGTTTGTGTTGGTGCTGATCTTTGCGTCAAGTATCACGCTCTGCTTCGAGGACATTAACCTGGACAAGAACAAAACGCTAAAAAGAGTGCTATACTGGATTAACTTCTCCTTCTGTCTGATATTCGTCGTGGAAATGATTCTCAAGTGGCTGGCCCTGGGATTTTCCAAGTACTTTACCAGCTTCTGGACCATACTTGATTTCATCATAGTGTTT GTATCAGTTTTCTCGCTGCTTATTGAAGAGAATGAGAACCTGAAGGTCCTAAGATCGCTGCGCACCTTACGAGCTTTGCGTCCGCTGAGAGCCATCTCTCG GTGGCAAGGAATGCGGATTGTAGTAAACGCTCTCATGTATGCAATACCATCAATTTTCAATGTACTTTtggtttgtttggttttttggttgaTCTTCTCAATAATGGGTGTTCAGTTCTTTGGTGGTAAATTTTTTAAGTGCGTTAATGAGATGGGCGAGCTACTGCCGATTACT GAGGTGAACGACAAGTGGGACTGCATCGAACAGAACTACACGTGGATTAACTCTAAGATTACATTCGACCACGTGGGAATGGGCTATCTGGCCCTGCTGCAAGTGGCGACCTTCGAGGGCTGGATGGAGGTAATGGCCGACGCGGTGGATGCTCGTGGAGTGGATCTGCAACCGCAGCGGGAAGCCAACCTATATgcgtatatttattttgttatatttattgtGTGCGGATCGTTCTTTACACTGAATCTGTTCATTGGAGTTATTATTGATAACTTTAACATGCTTAAGAAGAAG TATGAAGGAGGAGTGTTGGAAATGTTTCTCACCGAATCTCAAAAACACTATTACACGGCTATGAAAAAATTGGGACGAAAGAAACCACAGAAAGTTATTAAGCGACctataaatcattttttagCTATGTTTTATGATTTATCCAATTCGAGAAG GTTCGAGATCGCGATCTTTGTACTGATTTTCCTAAATATGCTTACAATGGGCATCGAGCACTACGATCAGCCGCATGCAGTCTTCTTCATTCTGGAAGTGAGCAACGCCTTTTTCACCACTGTATTTGGTCTAG AAGCCATTGTGAAGATTGTCGGTCTGCGCTACCACTACTTCACAGTGCCATGGAACGTGTTCGACTTCCTTCTGGTGCTGGCCTCCATCTTCGGAATTCTGATGGAAGACATCATGATAGACCTGCCCATTAGTCCGACGTTACTTCGGGTGGTCCGCGTCTTCCGCATCGGGCGTATCTTGAGGTTAATCAAGGCCGCCAAGGGGATCAGGAAGTTGCTATTCGCTCTCGTAGTGTCCCTGCCCGCCCTCTTTAACATCGGGGCACTGCTAGGCCTTATCACCTTTATCTACGCCATTCTGGGCATGTCGCTGTTCGGACATGTCAAGCTCCAAGGTGCCCTCGATGACATGGTAAACTTCCAGACCTTCGGGCGCAGCATGCAGCTGCTGTTCCGGTTGATGACATCAGCCGGGTGGAACGACGTCCTTGAGTCCCTGATGATACAGCCGCCCGACTGCGACCCATTTATCCATGGACAGACGAACGGCGACTGCGGACACCCGCTACTAGCCATTACCTACTTCACGagcttcatcatcatcagctaTATGATAGTGATCAACATGTACATTGCCATCATCCTGGAAAACTTCAATCAGGCGCACCAGGAAGAGGAGATCGGCATCGTCGAGGACGATCTGGAAATGTTTTACATTCGCTGGTCAAA ATACGATCCACATGCCACCCAATTTATACACTTCTCGCAACTGTCCGATTTTATTGCCTCTCTCGATCCACCATTGGGCATCTCGAAGCCCAATAATGTCGCTTTAGTGTCATTTAATCTGCCCATTTCTAAGGGTAATAAAATACACTGTCTCGACATTTTGCACGCGCTCGTTAAGCACGTGCTAGGTCATGTCGAGGAGACCGATAACTTCAAACAGTTGCAGGAACAAATGGATGTCAAGTTCAAGAAACAGTTTCCAACGCGCAAAGAATTGGAAATTGTTTCGTCGACGCGGATCTGGAAGCGCCAGGAAAAGGCGGCCAAGACCATTCAAACGGGCTGGAAGGAATATTTGCG GCGCAAGCGGGAAAAGGAACGCTCCAATTCTGGGGACAGCGCCACTCAAACCTCCAGCCCTGGCGGATGGCAATCAAAACTTTCTGCCCTAAACTTCTTCCATCTTCAG GTGAGTCGTCGAGGCACCGCCTGCTCCAGTCGAGCCTCGTCTCGGAAATCGTCGCGTGCCTCGGATGCATCCGATCTCAGCGAACTAGCTGGACCCTGGTTGAACCTGCCTCTGATGCTCGTCTCAGGTGCCGACGAAGTGGTCAAGGACATCAAACTGCAAAACGACGAGCTGGGCAAACG CGGTAGCATTTTTGTGGAAGCGCCTAGAGCAAGTCGTCGCCGAAgcttttataatttctttttgcGTCATCAGGATGCTGTCGATGACAGCTTAACCTCACCTTCAGTACATAGAAAAA CCGCAATGAACAACACGACCAACACCACCTCaacctccgcctccgcctccaccTCCGGCACGgcctcctccaccgccaccgccaccgccccAGCCACTGGGTGTGGCCCAGCAGCCACCTCCGCCTCCGACAGCGACCGACACCAGGCGGTGGGGGGTGGGTCGGCTCCTTCACGTAAGCGCGCCTCTAGTTTCATTCGCAAGAAACCGCCCCTAGAAAGAGGTTTGTCAGCACAAAGCGCTTTAAGAGTAAACAAGAACGCTTTTGTCT CCGAGGCGCCAGCCCCCGAGGTGATCGTCACCAGGCCATCGCCGGAGCAGCAGacgcatccgcatccgcactCGCTGAGCCTGCGTCCGGACAACGCAACCCTGGTCCACGTACTGGTACACCGCGAGAGCGAGGAGTAcaaggaggaggatgagggCAGCCCGTCCTCGTCCTCGCCCGGCAACGGAAATGGTTTTGGTATTGGCCTGGACATGCTTGGCAAGCAGCCGCCGCCTCAGATACGCATCACAACGGGTTCGGTAGAGAGCTCAATGGACACTTGCGCGATGCCCACAGTGCAGATAATGGTGGACAGTCCGAAGGATCCGCCACGCGGCGATTTCAGCTCAGCACCGATTGATGATGTGGGTGCGCCAATCGATGTGAATGTCCAGGGCGATACCTCGCAGGTGTTTTACGACTACGATCCTGAGAAGGCCACCGATGACCAAGTGAGTGGACAGGAGGAGGCAGCGCAGTGCGAATCACTTCCAGACAGACAGAGATGA